From the Lathyrus oleraceus cultivar Zhongwan6 chromosome 4, CAAS_Psat_ZW6_1.0, whole genome shotgun sequence genome, one window contains:
- the LOC127075025 gene encoding ABC transporter B family member 2 translates to MSKRGSRGRKVPLLKLFSFADFYDYVLMAVGSVGACIHGASVPVFFIFFGKIINVIGLAYLFPKEASHQVAEYALDFVYLSIVILFSSWAEVACWMHSGERQAAKMRMAYLRSMLNQDISLFDTEPSTGQVISSITTDIIFVQEALSEKVGNFMHYISRFIAGFIIGFFKVWQTSLVTLAIVPLIAIAGGLYAYVSFGLIAKVRKSYTRAGQIAQEVLGNVRTVQAFGGEQRAVISYKVALRNTYKNGRKAGLAKGLGLGSMHCVLFLSWAFLVWFTSIVVHKGIANGGVAFTTMLNVVISGLSLGQAAPDISAFVRAKSAAYPIFEMISRDKVSSKTGRKLRKIDGHIQFINVCFSYPSRPDVVIFNNLCHEIPSGKILALVGGSGSGKSTIISLIERFYEPISGQILLDRNDIRELDLKWLRHQIGLVNQEPALFATTIRENILYGKNDATPEELNRALELSDAHSFINNLPDGLDTQVGERGIQLSGGQKQRIAISRAIVKNPSILLLDEATSALDAESEKSVQEALDRVMIGRTTVIVAHRLSTIRNADMIAVVKEGSIVETGNHEELISKSNSVYVSLVQGNPCSDPSLGQSSSIKNAGETSHTSIIGGSFRSDKDSTGHACDDEAERIEKSKPVSLIRLYSMIGPYWSYGVFGTLAAFVTGALMPLFALGISHALVSYYMDWDSTQHEVKKIAFLFCGAAIVAITAYSIEHLSFGIMGERLTLRVREIMLSAILKNEIGWFDDTRNTSTVLSSRLESDATLLKTIVVDRSTILLQNVGLVVTSFIIAFILNWRITLVVLATYPLIISGHIGEKLFMQGFGGNLSKAYLKANMLAGEAVSNIRTVAAFCAEEKIIDLYVNELVEPSKRSFKRGQIAGIFYGISQFFIFSSYGVALWYGSVLIEKEISSFKSIMKSFMVLIVTALAMGETLALAPDLLKGNQMVSSIFDMIDRKSGIVHDVGEELMTVEGTIELRKINFSYPSRPNIVIFDNFNLMVPSGKSLALVGHSGSGKSSIISLILRFYDPTSGKVMIDGKDIKEMNLKSLRKHIGLVQQEPALFATSIYKNILYGKEEASESEVIEAAKLANAHNFISALPEGYSTKAGERGVQLSGGQKQRVAIARAILRNPEILLLDEATSALDVESERAVQQALDKLMQNRTTVIVAHRLSTIRNADQISVLQDGKIIEQGTHSSLIENIDGAYFKLASLQQQTAT, encoded by the exons TATGCGTTGGATTTTGTGTATCTAAGTATAGTAATATTGTTTTCATCATGGGCTG AAGTAGCTTGTTGGATGCATTCTGGAGAACGTCAAGCTGCAAAAATGAGGATGGCATATTTAAGATCAATGTTGAACCAAGACATAAGTCTTTTTGATACTGAACCATCAACTGGACAAGTTATTTCTTCTATTACAACTGACATCATATTTGTTCAAGAAGCATTATCCGAGAAG GTTGGGAACTTTATGCACTACATAAGCCGATTTATAGCCGGCTTTATAATCGGTTTTTTCAAAGTTTGGCAGACTAGTTTAGTCACACTTGCGATTGTTCCTTTGATTGCTATTGCCGGAGGTCTTTATGCATACGTCTCGTTCGGTCTTATTGCGAAAGTTCGTAAATCGTATACGCGGGCTGGTCAAATTGCTCAGGAAGTGTTAGGAAATGTGAGAACTGTACAAGCATTTGGAGGAGAACAAAGAGCAGTGATATCATACAAAGTAGCTTTGAGAAATACTTATAAGAATGGTAGAAAAGCAGGTTTAGCAAAGGGTCTTGGACTAGGCTCTATGCATTGTGTTCTTTTTCTGTCATGGGCTTTTCTTGTTTGGTTcaccagcattgttgttcacAAAGGTATCGCCAATGGTGGAGTCGCTTTCACTACAATGCTCAATGTTGTTATCTCCGGCCT GTCACTCGGGCAGGCAGCACCAGACATTTCTGCATTTGTTAGAGCGAAATCAGCAGCGTATCCTATTTTTGAGATGATAAGTCGAGACAAAGTTAGCTCAAAAACTGGTCGAAAATTAAGAAAAATAGACGGTCACATACAATTTATTAACGTATGTTTCAGCTATCCGTCACGTCCTGATGTTGTTATTTTCAACAATCTTTGTCATGAGATTCCTTCTGGTAAAATTTTGGCACTTGTAGGAGGAAGTGGTTCGGGAAAAAGCACAATTATTTCGTTAATTGAGCGTTTCTATGAACCAATTTCTGGTCAAATTCTATTAGATAGAAATGATATAAGAGAACTTGATCTAAAATGGCTTAGACATCAAATTGGACTAGTTAATCAAGAGCCTGCACTTTTTGCTACAACCATAAGGGAGAACATATTGTATGGTAAAAACGACGCCACACCTGAAGAACTAAACCGCGCTTTGGAACTTTCTGATGCTCACTCTTTCATCAACAATCTTCCTGATGGATTAGATACTCAG GTTGGTGAGAGAGGGATACAGTTATCAGGAGGACAAAAGCAAAGGATTGCGATATCTCGCGCTATAGTTAAGAATCCATCTATCTTATTATTAGATGAAGCAACTAGTGCTTTGGATGCGGAGTCTGAAAAAAGTGTACAAGAGGCTCTTGATCGTGTCATGATCGGTAGAACAACTGTGATAGTTGCACATAGACTTTCTACCATTAGGAATGCAGATATGATAGCTGTTGTTAAAGAAGGGAGCATTGTGGAAACTGGAAATCATGAAGAGCTCATTTCCAAGTCAAATAGTGTTTATGTATCTCTTGTTCAAGGCAATCCTTGTTCGGATCCTTCCTTAGGACAATCATCAAG CATAAAGAACGCAGGAGAAACATCGCATACATCGATTATTGGTGGTAGTTTTCGTTCAGATAAGGACTCTACTGGCCATGCATGTGATGATGAAGCAGAAAGAATTGAAAAATCAAAGCCAGTTTCATTGATAAGATTATATTCAATGATTGGTCCTTATTGGTCTTATGGAGTTTTTGGAACCTTGGCTGCTTTTGTTACTGGTGCTCTTATGCCACTTTTTGCTCTTGGAATCTCTCATGCTCTTGTATCATACTACATGGATTGGGATAGCACACAACATGAAGTGAAAAAAATTGCTTTCCTCTTCTGTGGAGCAGCGATTGTAGCTATCACTGCTTATTCCATTGAACATCTTTCTTTTGGAATCATGGGAGAGCGACTTACGCTACGTGTTAGAGAAATTATGCTTTCTG CTATTTTGAAGAATGAAATTGGTTGGTTTGATGATACAAGAAACACAAGCACTGTGCTTTCATCGCGTTTAGAGAGCGATGCGACTTTGTTAAAAACGATAGTGGTGGATCGTTCTACAATTCTCTTGCAGAACGTTGGTCTCGTTGTTACTTCATTTATCATTGCATTCATTTTGAACTGGAGAATAACACTTGTTGTCTTGGCCACATATCCTTTGATCATTAGTGGTCACATTGGTGAGAAACTTTTCATGCAAGGATTCGGTGGTAACCTAAGCAAAGCATATCTAAAAGCAAACATGTTAGCTGGGGAGGCTGTCAGTAATATAAGGACTGTGGCTGCATTTTGTGCAGAAGAAAAGATTATTGACCTTTATGTTAACGAGCTTGTCGAGCCTTCCAAACGTTCGTTCAAACGAGGCCAAATTGCTGGCATATTTTATGGCATTTCCCAGTTCTTTATTTTCTCATCGTATGGCGTAGCCTTGTG GTATGGATCTGTATTGATTGAAAAGGAAATTTCTAGCTTTAAATCAATCATGAAGTCATTTATGGTGTTAATAGTAACTGCACTGGCTATGGGAGAGACACTGGCACTTGCACCAGACCTTTTGAAAGGGAATCAAATGGTTTCATCAATTTTCGATATGATAGATCGAAAGTCAGGAATAGTGCATGATGTTGGAGAAGAATTGATGACAGTGGAAGGAACAATTGAGCTAAGAAAGATCAATTTTAGCTATCCTTCAAGACCAAACATTGTTATTTTTGATAATTTCAATCTAATGGTGCCTTCAGGGAAGAGTCTTGCCTTGGTTGGGCATAGTGGTTCTGGCAAAAGCTCAATAATCTCACTCATACTTAGATTTTATGATCCAACTTCTGGAAAAGTGATGATTGATG GAAAAGATATCAAGGAAATGAATTTGAAATCGCTTAGGAAGCACATTGGTCTAGTACAACAAGAACCAGCTCTATTTGCAACATCGATTTACAAGAACATTCTTTACGGAAAAGAAGAAGCATCTGAATCAGAAGTGATTGAAGCAGCTAAACTGGCCAATGCTCATAATTTCATTAGTGCACTTCCTGAAGGCTACTCAACCAAAGCAGGTGAGAGAGGAGTTCAACTATCCGGTGGCCAAAAACAAAGGGTAGCCATTGCAAGAGCTATTTTGAGAAATCCTGAAATATTACTTCTTGACGAAGCAACAAGCGCACTAGATGTAGAGTCGGAGCGCGCTGTTCAACAAGCTTTAGATAAGTTGATGCAAAACAGAACAACAGTTATTGTGGCACATAGGCTATCCACAATAAGAAATGCAGATCAAATATCAGTTTTGCAGGATGGAAAGATTATTGAACAAGGTACTCATTCAAGTCTTATAGAGAATATAGATGGAGCTTATTTCAAACTAGCCAGCCTACAACAACAAACAGCTACATAA